One Acidobacteriaceae bacterium genomic region harbors:
- a CDS encoding GNAT family N-acetyltransferase produces MINIRPATPADVPTMLRFIHELAIYEREPEAVIATEADLLRDGFSLAPDGTALNLPIRFRTLIAELIEDTATTPAGFALFFNSYSTWLGHHGIRLEDLYVTPALRGKGIGRALLTNLARIAIDEDCPRLEWDVLDWNEPAIAVYHRLGARMQTEWRIMRLSGDALTALAAQNDLS; encoded by the coding sequence ATGATCAATATCCGTCCCGCCACGCCCGCTGACGTCCCCACGATGCTCCGCTTCATCCACGAGCTTGCCATCTACGAGCGCGAGCCCGAGGCCGTCATTGCGACCGAAGCCGATCTCCTCCGCGACGGCTTCTCCCTCGCGCCCGACGGCACCGCGCTCAACTTACCCATCCGTTTCCGCACCCTCATCGCCGAGCTCATCGAAGACACCGCCACCACCCCCGCCGGCTTCGCACTCTTCTTCAACAGCTACTCCACCTGGCTCGGCCACCACGGCATCCGCCTCGAGGACCTCTACGTCACACCCGCGCTGCGCGGAAAGGGAATTGGCCGCGCCTTGCTCACAAACCTCGCGCGCATCGCCATCGACGAAGACTGCCCGCGCCTCGAGTGGGACGTCCTCGACTGGAACGAACCCGCCATCGCCGTCTACCATCGCCTCGGCGCCCGCATGCAAACCGAATGGCGCATCATGCGCCTCTCGGGCGACGCGTTAACTGCCCTCGCCGCTCAGAACGACCTATCCTAG
- the trmFO gene encoding methylenetetrahydrofolate--tRNA-(uracil(54)-C(5))-methyltransferase (FADH(2)-oxidizing) TrmFO, giving the protein MKHIHIIGGGLAGPEAALQAAALGCNVTLSEMRPLRSTEAHQTADFAELVCSNSLKSESENTAPWLLKQEMRRANSFLLAAADASAVPAGHALAVDRIEFSRRVAEQLERNPRITIQREEIMQLHEDDPDTITILATGPLTSSPLAAELQRLTGANHLAFYDSISPIVDASTIDMDKVYFAARWDKGTADYINCPFTKEEYDRFLDALTSAEEVQSKEWEQIPTGTSAKLQYFEGCLPIEETARRGRDTLRFGPMKPAGLTNPRTGKWPYAVVQLRQENLRADSYNLVGFQNHLKFGEQARVLRLIPGLENATFLRYGQIHRNTYIHAPSLLTETLQLKQHPNILIAGQLSGVEGYTESIASGLLAGRFAAALARGERPTPPPRLTANGSLTHYITHAESKHFQPANITFDLLPPLEDDLRKKIRDKKERHRIQCERALNAWNEWLAASSAPAVTAQAI; this is encoded by the coding sequence ATGAAGCATATCCACATCATCGGGGGCGGACTCGCCGGCCCCGAAGCCGCTCTCCAGGCCGCCGCACTCGGCTGCAACGTCACACTCTCGGAGATGCGCCCGCTGCGCTCCACCGAAGCCCACCAGACCGCCGACTTCGCGGAGCTCGTCTGCTCCAACTCCCTCAAGTCCGAGTCCGAGAACACCGCGCCCTGGCTTCTGAAACAGGAGATGCGCCGGGCAAACTCGTTCCTCCTCGCTGCAGCCGACGCCTCCGCCGTCCCCGCCGGCCACGCGCTCGCGGTCGACCGCATCGAGTTCTCACGCCGCGTCGCCGAGCAACTCGAGCGCAACCCGCGCATCACCATCCAGCGCGAAGAGATCATGCAACTCCACGAGGACGATCCGGATACCATCACCATTCTCGCGACCGGCCCGCTCACCTCCTCGCCGCTCGCCGCCGAACTCCAGCGCCTCACCGGCGCCAACCACCTCGCCTTTTACGACTCCATCTCGCCCATCGTCGACGCCTCCACCATCGACATGGACAAGGTCTACTTCGCCGCGCGCTGGGACAAAGGCACCGCCGACTACATCAACTGTCCCTTCACCAAAGAGGAGTACGACCGCTTCCTCGACGCCCTCACCTCCGCCGAAGAAGTCCAATCCAAAGAATGGGAACAGATCCCCACAGGGACTTCCGCCAAGCTGCAGTACTTCGAGGGCTGCCTGCCCATCGAAGAAACCGCCCGCCGCGGCCGCGACACCCTCCGCTTCGGCCCAATGAAGCCCGCCGGCCTCACCAACCCGCGCACCGGCAAGTGGCCCTACGCTGTCGTGCAGCTCCGCCAGGAAAATCTCCGCGCCGACAGCTACAACCTCGTCGGCTTCCAGAACCACCTGAAGTTCGGCGAGCAAGCCCGCGTCCTCCGCCTCATCCCCGGCCTCGAGAACGCCACCTTCCTGCGCTACGGCCAGATCCACCGCAATACCTACATCCACGCACCGTCGCTGCTCACTGAAACACTGCAACTCAAGCAGCACCCCAACATCCTCATCGCCGGCCAGCTCTCCGGCGTCGAAGGCTACACCGAATCCATCGCCTCCGGCCTCCTCGCCGGACGCTTCGCCGCCGCTCTCGCGCGTGGCGAACGGCCCACACCTCCGCCACGGCTAACCGCCAACGGCTCACTCACGCACTACATCACGCACGCTGAAAGCAAGCACTTCCAGCCCGCCAACATCACCTTCGACCTCCTGCCGCCACTCGAAGACGATCTCCGCAAGAAGATCCGCGACAAAAAAGAGCGTCATCGCATCCAGTGCGAACGCGCCCTCAACGCATGGAACGAGTGGCTGGCTGCATCCTCAGCCCCAGCCGTCACCGCTCAAGCCATCTAG
- the der gene encoding ribosome biogenesis GTPase Der, giving the protein MAPKRDQKKRMGKKHRQASTRPRKGKAPRTGAQMANVAPKKRKALSTKKAAEAKAARTPKRSPERERTVRLDGARTERGASASRGHGSELRAEQDERESGYVEARKAKATLRLGGAGSRHGEREDRELENLANELLEATEGASHDAAEMPLVAICGRPNVGKSTLFNRITGTRRSIVGDEPGITRDRIYGETEWAGRVVRIVDTGGVVPDDEALIPAEIFRQARVALDEADAIVMVVDGRTELAAPDRELARLLIRNGGARPLFLAVNKMDSAELEAGAENFRTLGFRHVLPISAEHGIGVADLLDDVWAALPPETVSEEPTENMEGFEEHAEEDEGDAIAEASLSGNGEKPRERKLRTHGEHVQRETKVAIIGRPNVGKSTLLNALTGTDRAIVSPIAGTTRDAVDEVVHRGGHDFRFIDTAGIRRKGKTKLMAEKLSVVMSRKHLEAADVALLMIDATEGVTGSDATIGGYAHESGRSVIIVINKWDLMTEVGADGKRLFDGKAPADKKVYEQQVRDALKYLDYAPVLFVSAAESKGVEEIFKKVELVARERRKRISTGAMNRFLDQIDFQRASVPMNRRVKIYYMTQAAVAPPTFVLFTDRDVKLHFSYERFLANEIRAAFRFIGSPIWFKVRARNKKRAE; this is encoded by the coding sequence GCGTTGAGTACGAAGAAGGCAGCGGAGGCGAAGGCGGCGAGGACGCCGAAGCGCAGCCCGGAGCGCGAGCGGACGGTTCGGCTGGATGGTGCGCGGACGGAGCGCGGGGCATCGGCGAGCCGCGGCCACGGATCGGAACTGCGGGCGGAGCAGGATGAGCGCGAGAGCGGCTATGTGGAGGCACGGAAGGCTAAGGCGACACTGCGGCTCGGCGGTGCAGGAAGCCGTCACGGAGAGCGCGAAGACCGTGAGTTGGAGAACCTGGCGAACGAGCTTCTCGAAGCGACCGAGGGGGCTTCGCACGACGCGGCGGAGATGCCACTGGTGGCGATCTGCGGAAGACCGAATGTGGGCAAGTCGACGCTGTTCAACAGGATTACCGGGACGCGACGGTCGATTGTGGGCGACGAGCCGGGCATTACGCGCGACCGCATCTATGGCGAGACGGAGTGGGCCGGGCGCGTGGTGCGCATTGTCGACACGGGCGGCGTGGTGCCGGATGATGAAGCGCTGATCCCGGCGGAGATCTTCCGCCAGGCGCGCGTGGCGCTGGATGAGGCGGACGCGATTGTGATGGTGGTGGACGGGCGGACGGAGCTGGCGGCGCCGGATAGGGAGCTGGCACGGCTGCTGATTCGCAATGGGGGCGCGAGGCCGCTATTTCTGGCGGTGAACAAGATGGATTCGGCGGAGTTGGAAGCGGGCGCAGAGAACTTTCGCACGCTGGGTTTCCGACATGTGTTGCCGATCTCGGCGGAGCATGGGATTGGCGTGGCGGATCTGCTGGATGATGTTTGGGCCGCGCTGCCTCCGGAGACGGTGAGCGAAGAACCGACAGAGAACATGGAGGGGTTCGAGGAGCACGCCGAGGAAGACGAGGGTGATGCGATCGCGGAGGCTTCGCTGAGTGGAAATGGCGAGAAGCCGCGCGAGCGGAAGTTGAGGACGCACGGCGAGCACGTGCAGCGCGAGACGAAGGTTGCCATTATTGGGCGACCGAATGTGGGCAAGAGCACGCTGCTGAATGCGCTGACGGGAACCGATCGAGCGATTGTGAGCCCGATTGCGGGGACGACGCGCGATGCGGTGGATGAGGTGGTGCATCGCGGCGGGCATGATTTCCGGTTTATCGATACGGCCGGGATTCGGCGCAAGGGTAAGACGAAGTTGATGGCGGAGAAGCTGAGCGTCGTGATGAGCCGCAAACATCTCGAGGCTGCGGATGTCGCTCTGCTGATGATCGACGCGACGGAGGGCGTGACAGGGAGCGATGCGACGATTGGCGGCTACGCACATGAGAGCGGGCGCAGCGTGATCATCGTGATCAACAAGTGGGATTTGATGACGGAGGTTGGCGCAGACGGGAAACGCTTGTTCGATGGAAAGGCGCCGGCGGATAAGAAAGTCTATGAGCAGCAGGTGAGGGATGCGCTGAAGTACCTGGATTATGCGCCGGTGTTGTTTGTGTCAGCGGCGGAGTCGAAGGGCGTCGAGGAGATCTTCAAGAAGGTGGAACTGGTCGCGAGGGAGCGGCGGAAACGGATCTCAACAGGGGCGATGAACCGGTTCCTGGACCAGATTGATTTCCAGCGCGCGAGCGTGCCGATGAACCGGCGCGTGAAGATTTATTACATGACGCAAGCGGCGGTGGCTCCGCCGACGTTTGTGCTGTTCACGGACCGCGATGTGAAGCTGCACTTCAGCTATGAGCGCTTTCTCGCGAACGAGATTCGGGCGGCGTTCCGGTTTATTGGAAGCCCGATCTGGTTCAAGGTAAGGGCGCGGAATAAGAAGCGGGCGGAGTAA